In Mytilus edulis chromosome 6, xbMytEdul2.2, whole genome shotgun sequence, the following proteins share a genomic window:
- the LOC139528388 gene encoding uncharacterized protein, translated as MNLPYKDIVEVLLLNHGISLSLRHLKRILRNMHLSRRKEYTDLRTVINFVESDVESNGSHGYRWMYNKCVLHGLKVTRESIRHILKLVDPRGVEMRSKHRLIRRKYFSQGPNYCWHIDSYDKLKPYGLCINGCVDGFSRKMMWVKVGKTSSDPKVIAKYFIEAIQNAGGYPYHMRGDMGTENGTVAAMQNFLSRNERNEDSFIYGKSTLNTRIESWWAILRKQCTGKWVKEMKDLRDTGNFTGNKLDVNLVQFCCMKLLQAELEETALVWDMHRIRRSRSNLPDDRPIALYLLPELWASADYVQSISDDELEICKSECAHDDLFPCEEELFELGCLYMRANQVDPPTNINECKALYLGLRQWLLSHL; from the exons ATGAATTTACCATACAAAGACATTGTAGAAGTTTTATTGTTAAACCATGGCATTTCTTTGTCTTTACGCCATCTAAAAAGGATTCTACGGAACATGCACTTGTCTCGAAGGAAAGAATATACGGATTTACGTACGGTAATAAATTTTGTAGAATCAGATGTAGAATCAAACGGTTCACACGGATATAGATGGATGTATAATAAATGTGTCCTACATGGATTGAAAGTAACCAGAGAAAGTATTAGACACATTCTTAAACTAGTTGACCCTAGAGGGGTAGAAATGAGGTCAAAGCATCGCTTAATCAGAAGAAAATATTTCAGCCAAGGCCCCAACTATTGCTGGCATATTGATTCATACGATAAACTCAAACCATATGGCCTATGTATTAACGGTTGTGTAGATGGCTTCTCGAGAAAAATGATGTGGGTTAAAGTAGGAAAAACTAGCAGCGATCCAAAAGTCATAGCAAAATACTTTATTGAGGCTATACAGAATGCAGGTGGGTATCCTTATCATATGAGGGGTGATATGGGTACCGAAAATGGCACAGTTGCAGCAATGCAGAATTTTTTATCAAGAAACGAAAGAAATGAAGATTCATTCATTTATGGAAAAAGTACTTTAAACACTCGAATAGAGTCTTGGTGGGCAATTCTACGCAAACAATGTACAGGGAAATGGGTAAAAGAAATGAAGGATCTTAGAGATACTGGGAATTTTACTGGCAATAAACTTGATGTTAATCTAGTACAGTTTTGCTGCATGAAGTTACTACAG GCTGAACTCGAAGAAACAGCATTGGTGTGGGATATGCATCGTATCAGGCGAAGTCGTTCAAACCTTCCTGATGATCGTCCAATAGCTCTTTACTTACTACCCGAATTATGGGCATCAGCAGATTATGTACAAAGTATTTCGGATGATGAGTTGGAGATTTGTAAATCGGAATGCGCACATGACGACCTTTTTCCATGTGAGGAAGAGTTATTTGAACTTGGTTGTTTGTACATGAGGGCTAATCAAGTAGATCCTCCGACAAATATAAACGAATGCAAAGCTCTTTACTTAGGTCTTCGTCAATGGTTACTTAGTCATTTGTGA
- the LOC139528387 gene encoding uncharacterized protein isoform X2, giving the protein MDDNLDVVVDFFERRNVEKKYIQRLKEEKMDPQTFLAMSDEQLHTYIPAYGDIYAARRYFKDLMKREHKNQRSDSLFKKLRRKMGKEKSSDSEEEGEGDKKGTRKKSKKTDGFQLHSNRSEKLRGNSNAKKAVRQIEIGWFDYEYDDNAYHQVKTPNGGGARHVSAPKSWLPNDIMEHGKKLFFRNGKSKKGMVTEFDFEIRNFMGESIEEDCTVADLYDETGSRQLRYYLYTKKRTTSILEQAIDESQLELEEDEDLPDILYTRNLQRSISMSTLPDTGNPGTSTPLPKPSSSINQIVTLKIASDDEGIIFCPQENDHYQLLQSLNAAVDILPPSELSTYLDSVDETLPHNESSAGSAPQSNTSATGGHEQTITTGIALPVTELEDVRKQDIVRIHKSNLFIEMINLFKTGEMDFSKCRVIRVNANGHDERGTGEGFLKDVFCEFWELFYMKCCEGADIKVPILRHDMQQEEWTAIAYILVNGFKTVNYFPVQICKACFEDALFGVPYANLVDAFFQFVPKTDRVALEKAFNHFQDSDLGDLIDVLETYDCKKYPSQDNIKNIIQEIAHKEIIQQPKFVTDCWKSVFQTRLHWNQETLSKMYLEMCPTVNKILKSLTFPESLDLKGQVTAGYLKKFVKGLDDKDVHSFMRFCTGANLSCDIILVEFTKLSGLQRRPTAQTCGNILRLPTSYESAADLREDFLNIFERRVWDMDYV; this is encoded by the exons ATGGATGACAACCTGGATGTTGTGGTTGATTTCTTTGAAAGAAGAAATGTGGAAAAAAAGTACATACAGAGATTAAAAGAGGAGAAG ATGGATCCCCAGACATTTTTAGCGATGTCAGATGAACAGTTACATACTTATATACCAGCATACGGGGACATTTATGCTGCCAGGAGATACTTTAAAGATCTAATGAAAAGGGAACATAAAAACCAACGAAGTGATTCTCTATTTAAAAAACTGAGGAGAAAGATGGGGAAAGAAAAGTCCTCAGATAGTGAGGAAGAAGGTGAAGGTGACAAAAAAGGCAcaagaaaaaaatccaagaaGACAGATGGATTTCAGCTGCACAGCAACAGAAGTGAAAAACTTCGGGGCAATTCAAATGCAAAAAAGGCAGTCAGACAAATTGAAATAGGATGGTTTGATTATGAATATGATGACAATGCTTATCACCAAGTGAAAACCCCAAATGGGGGAGGAGCCAGACATGTATCTGCTCCAAAATCTTGGCTTCCAAACGATATAATGGAACATGGGAAGAAATTGTTTTTTAGAAATGGGAAGTCCAAAAAGGGAATGGTAACAGAGTTTGATTTTGAAATACGAAATTTCATGGGAGAGTCTATCGAAGAAGATTGCACAGTTGCAGATTTGTATGACGAAACAGGATCTCGTCAACTGAGATATTATCTTTATACAAAGAAAAGAACAACTTCAATACTAGAACAAGCCATAGATGAAAGTCAGTTGGAATTGGAGGAAGATGAAGATTTACCTGACATCTTATATACTAGAAACTTGCAAAGAAGCATATCAATGTCTACATTACCTGACACAGGAAATCCTGGTACTAGTACTCCCTTACCTAAACCTTCATCCTCAATAAATCAGATTGTGACTCTGAAAATTGCATCAGATGACGAAGGTATAATTTTTTGTCCACAGGAAAATGACCATTACCAGTTATTACAGTCCTTAAATGCAGCAGTAGATATTTTACCACCTTCAGAGTTATCAACATACCTAGACTCTGTTGATGAAACTTTACCACACAATGAATCGTCAGCAGGCAGTGCACCACAATCAAACACATCAGCTACAGGGGGACATGAGCAGACCATTACAACAGGTATTGCATTACCTGTTACAGAGTTAGAAGATGTTAGAAAACAGGATATTGTAAGAATTCATAAGAGTAACCTATTTATAGAAATGATTAATCTGTTTAAAACAGGAGAAATGGATTTTTCCAAATGTAGAGTAATCAGAGTTAATGCAAACGGCCATGATGAAAGAGGAACTGGAGAAGGTTTTTTAAAAGATGTGTTCTGTGAGTTCTGGGAACTCTTCTACATGAAGTGCTGTGAAGGAGCTGACATTAAAGTGCCTATTTTAAGGCATGACATGCAGCAAGAAGAATGGACAGCTATTGCATACATTCTTGTGAATGGGTTTAAGACAGTTAATTATTTCCCTGTACAAATCTGCAAAGCATGTTTCGAAGATGCCTTGTTTGGAGTACCATATGCCAACCTAGTTGATGCATTTTTTCAATTTGTGCCAAAGACTGATAGGGTCGCATTAGAAAAAGCTTTCAATCACTTTCAAGACAGTGATTTAGGAGATCTTATTGATGTTCTTGAGACATATGATTGTAAAAAGTATCCAAGCCAAGATAACATTAAGAACATTATTCAGGAGATAGCTCACAAAGAAATCATACAACAACCTAAGTTTGTTACTGATTGCTGGAAGAGTGTATTTCAGACAAGACTTCATTGGAATCAAGAGACACTTAGCAAAATGTACCTTGAGATGTGTCCAACTGTCAACAAGATATTGAAATCTTTGACCTTTCCGGAGTCATTAGATCTCAAAGGGCAAGTAACTGCAGGGTACCTGAAAAAATTTGTTAAGGGATTGGATGACAAGGATGTGCATAGCTTTATGAGGTTTTGTACTGGTGCTAATCTTAGCTGTGACATAATATTGGTAGAATTTACAAAATTGTCTGGATTGCAGCGAAGACCAACAGCCCAAACTTGTGGAAACATATTAAGGTTGCCAACATCATACGAATCTGCTGCAGActtaagagaagattttttaaacatatttgaaaGAAGGGTGTGGGATATGGACTATGTATAA
- the LOC139528387 gene encoding uncharacterized protein isoform X1, translated as MASRNEEEPNLDMDDNLDVVVDFFERRNVEKKYIQRLKEEKMDPQTFLAMSDEQLHTYIPAYGDIYAARRYFKDLMKREHKNQRSDSLFKKLRRKMGKEKSSDSEEEGEGDKKGTRKKSKKTDGFQLHSNRSEKLRGNSNAKKAVRQIEIGWFDYEYDDNAYHQVKTPNGGGARHVSAPKSWLPNDIMEHGKKLFFRNGKSKKGMVTEFDFEIRNFMGESIEEDCTVADLYDETGSRQLRYYLYTKKRTTSILEQAIDESQLELEEDEDLPDILYTRNLQRSISMSTLPDTGNPGTSTPLPKPSSSINQIVTLKIASDDEGIIFCPQENDHYQLLQSLNAAVDILPPSELSTYLDSVDETLPHNESSAGSAPQSNTSATGGHEQTITTGIALPVTELEDVRKQDIVRIHKSNLFIEMINLFKTGEMDFSKCRVIRVNANGHDERGTGEGFLKDVFCEFWELFYMKCCEGADIKVPILRHDMQQEEWTAIAYILVNGFKTVNYFPVQICKACFEDALFGVPYANLVDAFFQFVPKTDRVALEKAFNHFQDSDLGDLIDVLETYDCKKYPSQDNIKNIIQEIAHKEIIQQPKFVTDCWKSVFQTRLHWNQETLSKMYLEMCPTVNKILKSLTFPESLDLKGQVTAGYLKKFVKGLDDKDVHSFMRFCTGANLSCDIILVEFTKLSGLQRRPTAQTCGNILRLPTSYESAADLREDFLNIFERRVWDMDYV; from the exons TTAGACATGGATGACAACCTGGATGTTGTGGTTGATTTCTTTGAAAGAAGAAATGTGGAAAAAAAGTACATACAGAGATTAAAAGAGGAGAAG ATGGATCCCCAGACATTTTTAGCGATGTCAGATGAACAGTTACATACTTATATACCAGCATACGGGGACATTTATGCTGCCAGGAGATACTTTAAAGATCTAATGAAAAGGGAACATAAAAACCAACGAAGTGATTCTCTATTTAAAAAACTGAGGAGAAAGATGGGGAAAGAAAAGTCCTCAGATAGTGAGGAAGAAGGTGAAGGTGACAAAAAAGGCAcaagaaaaaaatccaagaaGACAGATGGATTTCAGCTGCACAGCAACAGAAGTGAAAAACTTCGGGGCAATTCAAATGCAAAAAAGGCAGTCAGACAAATTGAAATAGGATGGTTTGATTATGAATATGATGACAATGCTTATCACCAAGTGAAAACCCCAAATGGGGGAGGAGCCAGACATGTATCTGCTCCAAAATCTTGGCTTCCAAACGATATAATGGAACATGGGAAGAAATTGTTTTTTAGAAATGGGAAGTCCAAAAAGGGAATGGTAACAGAGTTTGATTTTGAAATACGAAATTTCATGGGAGAGTCTATCGAAGAAGATTGCACAGTTGCAGATTTGTATGACGAAACAGGATCTCGTCAACTGAGATATTATCTTTATACAAAGAAAAGAACAACTTCAATACTAGAACAAGCCATAGATGAAAGTCAGTTGGAATTGGAGGAAGATGAAGATTTACCTGACATCTTATATACTAGAAACTTGCAAAGAAGCATATCAATGTCTACATTACCTGACACAGGAAATCCTGGTACTAGTACTCCCTTACCTAAACCTTCATCCTCAATAAATCAGATTGTGACTCTGAAAATTGCATCAGATGACGAAGGTATAATTTTTTGTCCACAGGAAAATGACCATTACCAGTTATTACAGTCCTTAAATGCAGCAGTAGATATTTTACCACCTTCAGAGTTATCAACATACCTAGACTCTGTTGATGAAACTTTACCACACAATGAATCGTCAGCAGGCAGTGCACCACAATCAAACACATCAGCTACAGGGGGACATGAGCAGACCATTACAACAGGTATTGCATTACCTGTTACAGAGTTAGAAGATGTTAGAAAACAGGATATTGTAAGAATTCATAAGAGTAACCTATTTATAGAAATGATTAATCTGTTTAAAACAGGAGAAATGGATTTTTCCAAATGTAGAGTAATCAGAGTTAATGCAAACGGCCATGATGAAAGAGGAACTGGAGAAGGTTTTTTAAAAGATGTGTTCTGTGAGTTCTGGGAACTCTTCTACATGAAGTGCTGTGAAGGAGCTGACATTAAAGTGCCTATTTTAAGGCATGACATGCAGCAAGAAGAATGGACAGCTATTGCATACATTCTTGTGAATGGGTTTAAGACAGTTAATTATTTCCCTGTACAAATCTGCAAAGCATGTTTCGAAGATGCCTTGTTTGGAGTACCATATGCCAACCTAGTTGATGCATTTTTTCAATTTGTGCCAAAGACTGATAGGGTCGCATTAGAAAAAGCTTTCAATCACTTTCAAGACAGTGATTTAGGAGATCTTATTGATGTTCTTGAGACATATGATTGTAAAAAGTATCCAAGCCAAGATAACATTAAGAACATTATTCAGGAGATAGCTCACAAAGAAATCATACAACAACCTAAGTTTGTTACTGATTGCTGGAAGAGTGTATTTCAGACAAGACTTCATTGGAATCAAGAGACACTTAGCAAAATGTACCTTGAGATGTGTCCAACTGTCAACAAGATATTGAAATCTTTGACCTTTCCGGAGTCATTAGATCTCAAAGGGCAAGTAACTGCAGGGTACCTGAAAAAATTTGTTAAGGGATTGGATGACAAGGATGTGCATAGCTTTATGAGGTTTTGTACTGGTGCTAATCTTAGCTGTGACATAATATTGGTAGAATTTACAAAATTGTCTGGATTGCAGCGAAGACCAACAGCCCAAACTTGTGGAAACATATTAAGGTTGCCAACATCATACGAATCTGCTGCAGActtaagagaagattttttaaacatatttgaaaGAAGGGTGTGGGATATGGACTATGTATAA